The Leifsonia poae region CCGGTGATCTTCCAGGCCACCGGGTCGCCGGCCGGCATCGAGTTCGCCGGTCGTCACGCCGAGGTCGTCTTCACCGGTGGCCGCACGACGGAGGAGTTCCGGAGGAACGCGTCGAACATGAGCGAGGCCGCGGTGCGCCACGGCCGGCAGGCGGACGACATCAAGTTCATCGCAATGGCGGGCGTGATCGTCGGGCGCACCGAAGAGGAGGCGGCCGACAAGTGGCGCCTCTACCAGCAGCACGCCAGCATCGACGGGATCCTCGCCCACGCGAGTCTGCCCGTCGACCTCACCGCGTTCCCGCGCGACCTCACCGTTCGTGAGGCGCTGAACCGCGCGGGGGTGCCGCAGGAGCGCGTGCCGTTCCTGCCGCTCGACCGCACCGTGGGTGAAGCGCTCGACTTCGTCTCCGGGTCGAGGGAAGACCGGTTCCTGGTGGTCGGTACGCCGACCGTCGTGGCCGACGCGATCGAGCGCTGGCTCGACGAGGACGGGCTCGACGGCATCAACCTGCGCCAGTACCATTCGTTCGACACGGCACGCGACTTCGCCGAACTCGTGGTTCCCGAGCTGCGCAAGCGAGGACGGCTCCCGGCCGAGGGAGAACGGTCGGCGACTCTGCGTGAGCGGCTGTTCGGCGCCGGCAACAGCCGCTTGCCCGATCGGCACATCGGCGCGCGGTACCGGGGCGGTGCGAATCTGCACGAACCTCTCGAGCCGCTGCTCCTCGACGCAGCGAATGCGGGGTCGTTCTCGTGACGGGTTCGGCGCTTTCGATCGTCGGCGTGAGCGGCAGCCCCACGCATCCATCCCGCACGACGACACTGGTGCGCGGTGTGACCGAGGCGTTCGCCGAGGCGGTCGGCGGCACGCCGACCGTGATCGAGCTGGCGCCGCTGCTCGGCGAACTCGGGGCGGGCCCCTTCCGTACGCAGCTGGGGGCCAACGTTCAGGCCGCGCTGGAGACGGTGGAGGCGGCCGACATCGTCGTGGTCGGGTCGCCCGCGTACCGTGCGACATACACGGGACTGTTCAAGTTGTTCTTCGACCACGTCGGGCAGTACTCGCTGGTGGACAAGCCGATCGTGCTGACAGCGACCGGCGGCAGCGAACGTCACGCCCTGCTGGTGGAGCACCAGATGCGTCCGCTGTTCGGGTTCTTCCAGTCGCTCACTCTGCCGCTCGGCATCTACGGGAGCGAGCGCGACTTCGAGAATTACGAGATCACCTCGGACGATCTGAAGGAGCGCATCCAGGTGTCGATCTCTCGCACGCTGCCGCTCATCCGCTCGCACATCGATCCGCAGACCGAGGCGGTGCCGACGACGTTCACCCGGCCGGATGCGTTCTGAGACGAGGGAAGGCTCAGTCGCCGGTCACATGACCGGCGGCC contains the following coding sequences:
- a CDS encoding LLM class flavin-dependent oxidoreductase — translated: MAERKQLFVNLFEMACVSHITHGLWPLPGNNRERFADIDYWLELAQILEHGGFDGIFLADVIGAYDVFRDGPETALREGLQSPNLDPLLVIPAMAAVTERLGFGVTFSTTYEPPFAFARRMSTLDHLTKGRVGWNVVTSYLPNAARNFGLDGEIPHDLRYRYADEYLDVLYKLWEGSWDDDAVVADRERGIFTDPAKVRYIDHVGERHRVAGPHIVHPSPQRTPVIFQATGSPAGIEFAGRHAEVVFTGGRTTEEFRRNASNMSEAAVRHGRQADDIKFIAMAGVIVGRTEEEAADKWRLYQQHASIDGILAHASLPVDLTAFPRDLTVREALNRAGVPQERVPFLPLDRTVGEALDFVSGSREDRFLVVGTPTVVADAIERWLDEDGLDGINLRQYHSFDTARDFAELVVPELRKRGRLPAEGERSATLRERLFGAGNSRLPDRHIGARYRGGANLHEPLEPLLLDAANAGSFS
- the msuE gene encoding FMN reductase codes for the protein MSGSPTHPSRTTTLVRGVTEAFAEAVGGTPTVIELAPLLGELGAGPFRTQLGANVQAALETVEAADIVVVGSPAYRATYTGLFKLFFDHVGQYSLVDKPIVLTATGGSERHALLVEHQMRPLFGFFQSLTLPLGIYGSERDFENYEITSDDLKERIQVSISRTLPLIRSHIDPQTEAVPTTFTRPDAF